The region CCCGCATCGATCCCGACGGCGCCCAGCTGAACCTCAATCACGCGCAGTGGATCGCGGATCTGCAGTTCGAGCAGATCGGCTACGTCTTCCACATGAAGCGCTTCCCGGGCGCGTTCGGCATCAACGTGCGAGCGCTGACCATGAAGCCGATGGTCGAAACCACCGCCTACCAGCCCGATCCGATCGTCGGCACCGGGCGCACGTTCGACGCCGGCATGATGGCCGTCGGGCTCACGTACGCGCGTTCGTTCACCGACAAGTTCAGCGCCGGTTTCACCGCCAATCTGATTTCCGAGGGACTCGCCGAGTTCACGCAGCAGACCTACGCGTTCGACGTCGGCACGCTCTACGACGTCGGCACGCTCGGCATGAAGATCGGAATGTCGATCTCGAACATCGGTACCGAACTGAAGTTCATCGATCGCGCCGGTCGCATCCCTTCGATCTTCCGGGTCGGTACCTCGTTCTCGCTGATCGAACGCGCGGATCAGAAGCTCATCGGGGCGTTCGAGTTCTCGCATCCTCCGGATAATTCCGAGCGCATGAACGTGGGCGGCGAGTACGTCTACCACGACTTTCTGGCGCTGCGCGGCGGCTACAACATCAACTACGACGCGGAAGGAATCGCGGGCGGCGTGGGTTTCCGGTTTCCGGTCTCGGCACTGGCCAAGGCGGATCTCGACTACGCCTACACCGACATGAAGGACCTGGGCAGCGCGCATCGCTTCTCACTCACCTTTGATTTCTGAGAGACCCGCGGGTCACATGAATCGTTCGGCCACGAACACCACGCGCTCCCTGCTCCGGGGAGCGCGTTGGTTTTGCGCGCTGGTGGCGCTGACGATGCTGATCGGCGCGCGGCCGC is a window of Candidatus Eisenbacteria bacterium DNA encoding:
- a CDS encoding PorV/PorQ family protein; the protein is MKRLFAALGVLGILVIPAGAGAANIFEKVGTFDGQFLKIAVGARASGMGGTFVAIADDASSLYWNAAGIARIDPDGAQLNLNHAQWIADLQFEQIGYVFHMKRFPGAFGINVRALTMKPMVETTAYQPDPIVGTGRTFDAGMMAVGLTYARSFTDKFSAGFTANLISEGLAEFTQQTYAFDVGTLYDVGTLGMKIGMSISNIGTELKFIDRAGRIPSIFRVGTSFSLIERADQKLIGAFEFSHPPDNSERMNVGGEYVYHDFLALRGGYNINYDAEGIAGGVGFRFPVSALAKADLDYAYTDMKDLGSAHRFSLTFDF